The Triticum aestivum cultivar Chinese Spring chromosome 5A, IWGSC CS RefSeq v2.1, whole genome shotgun sequence genomic sequence aagtctatctatgaataatatttgaatcttctctgaattcttttatgtatgattggttatctttgcaagtctcttcgaattatctgtttggtttggccaactagattggtagttcttgccatgggagaagtgcttagctttgggttcgatcttgcggtgtcctttcccagtgacagaaggggcagcaaggcacgtattgcatcgttgctatcgaggataacaagatggggtttatttcatattgcatgaatttatctctctacatcatgtcatctttcttaaagcgttactctgtttttaacttaatactctagatgcatgatggatagcggccgatgagtggagtaatagtagtagatgcagaatcgtttcagtctacttgtcacgaacgtgatgcctatatacatgatcatgcctagatattctcacaactatgcccaattctgtcaattgctcaacagtaatttgttcactcaccgtagaatacttatgctcttgagagaagccactagttgtcaggaccccgattccaagtcacatcgatctagccggtaacacctcatatcacattgcggcctcacgcaccgtatccccacgggtgtcgccttaccttggcctgggaccgtttgcgccttttggctcacgtatatgatagtgtcgctagcatccatatgacagagaacccgggccgacatggctagtcgtgaacccaaagcggcacagacctatggagacagacatacatgaatcacatcgagcatgtccgtcatcagcgtgtgaatctgggctgtagcactgggctaacaggactccggggaacccgggctgtagcaggctaggcaggactccggaagtcaccgtgtgacatttccccgaagggacagacataggaacaaagtgaaacacatgccgaccagtcaagtgtcctgagcaatagtgctgggctagcaggactctggtgaaccgggctgtagcggactactatggctcaaggagcactagactacatttccccataagagaggctgccaaggataaacaactagattgtcggatcccacacataccaagcatttcaatcatacacacaatatgcttgatatgtgcaaatacaacatggcatcacaacaaaactctacaactcaagtactttatttaaaggctccagagagccatacataacatgttcatactggtaggggtcacatgacccgacactcaagtcatacaagcatacaagcacatgcggaagcaaatagtctgagtacagacactagaaagaaagaaggcttctcgaagcctgtctatctacatagggccctccatggccaggatcaccacctgggtggcaagtcactcatcgacgtcgaggtctacataaaacccttcggagggggcagtgttgtcgtctaaaaacagtaattaaagcaaacatgagtacaaaggtactcaacaagtcttacaacagaacctactatacatgctcattctcaagaaggtggtggagttattgcagcaagccagctttgactcttggctaacctATCCTACacgacaccactagtaaaatagttttcgcacacgagtccactaatcaccaacacaatactccatcggggatcctccctcgtcatcctatgagagggccatcctcggtactcacacttatcttgagtcttttagtagtatccattaacttgtctatgaaatgtataggcaaccaagtagtcctttaccgcggacgcggctattcgaatagatgatgtgaaccctgcaggggtgtacttcttcatacacgctctcaccacttaccgtcgtttacaggacatgtactcgacaaccttcaagcggaagcccaacgagggtgtcggccacggcctacctaaacactcaagtctctagtccaggtttatcgcctatccaggtcccatccgtagggagtccggccgaggtttccacatacggccccgaacgatgtgaacagggttccgagacgccaaacgggcgcccggcatacccggccatggtgtatctaccgcaacatagcccacccctagggtcagcgctacgcccggccgccaacacataacctacaaacactagaaactaattgcaactcctggacaaagtactagggtgattaagaagccgagagggtccattggtttcgggcccaatgtatggtagtagctgattcttaaatcacacatacagatctcagttcttagggatgacctcaatgaaacaacccaccatgtactcctacatggcctctcatcgatacctttaccaaatcatgttcaacacattcctcacattaccgacataatcatttcactctagcccatcacccagatgaaccagacctgacacaactctaagcatagcaggcatagcaaggtaggaaacacatacatggctcaatcaactcctacacatgctagtgggtttcatctagttactgtggcaatgacaggtcatgcagaggataagggttcaactatcgcagcacacagcagtttgaaatgttgttgtcttaatgcaataaatgagagcagaggcaagaacatgggattgtatcgatatgatcaatggggctgctttcctgatggagtagtagtagggtactgccctttagttggatactcggagatatcctcggaggcagaacctaccatgagAGACACCACAGAagataatcaacacatggcaatatgcaacaatatgatgcatgctatgacatggaaaaatgatgtgtcctgcctaatgcaatgtgaaacaagttgaaatgggtccatttgaatcaaagattcaaatggaagcttaagttcttatgcataataagtgtattagcttgtttcacctaaacagcaaggttaaagtgttttgtcatgcatgaaaccattacatatggatagattgaatttttctgatcatttttcatatataatttgttggatttggagctatggttgattttctatgatttttagaagttttggctattttctagaatttcctatataaaaataaatccagaaattaaataactgcgtcagcactacgtcactgtgacgtcagcgagtcaaaggcgccagcccaggtcaaacctgactggtgggccccatctgtcagtgtctCTGTGTACTAACTAAGCTAGTTAGTCCTAATTAattgggcagggcccactagtcagtgactactaactaaactaacctagtcaATTAGCACTAACCAGactaattagtcgggcggggcccgcatgtcagtgagagagagggggggtcaacCCGTGTCAGCGGGGTCAACCTCACCGGTCAGCGGTCAaagcctgccggcgtttagccgccggcgaggccagacgcggcggcgccCTGCGGGATTTGCCCACAGGGCACCATTTGGCGCGCAGAGAGCACCTACatggagctgggactcgcccgcatccaaCCACGGTGGTGgtttggccggggagtggccggagcatcgccggcgacgagctcggcggaggCCGAGGCTTGGGTGTGCTCGTGCTCGTGGCTGCGGTAGCCTAGGCGATGCAGCGAAAGCACCTACAACATCTACGCCGCGCGGAGAGTGTGACGGGCacaagcccgtgaccaaatggtcaccggagcatcgccgACGACGtggtcaggcggcggcgcgttcgggcacAAGAGGCGCGGTGTCTACGGTGTTCTAGGGGCGAAACGAAAAGCACAGGGAGGTTCAGCAGCTCACAGGGAAGCCGCAGGGAGGGTCAGTGTGCTCAGGGAAGCTCGGGTGCGGCCGATCGACGACGACGAtcgacggcggccgaaggttgaagacgacggtggcggggaCGATGTAGGGTCTCCGGCGTCGTGCAGCTCGGTTGGTCGACATAGTCGACGACGGTGAACCGTCCGGACACGGTGAGAGGGCGCGGGGACGATGTTGGACGCGgctgcggcgagcggcggcgacggtgacgtctCGGGCAACGTCGGGGAGGGCGAGAGAGGGAACCAGAGAGAGAGCGAGTGTGTCTGGGAGCTCGGGGGGAGAGAGAGGGTTCGTCCCAGGGCGACAGGTCGACGAGGGGAGCGGctgggcggcgggcagctgcgtggcaagcatgatgtgctcgccgtcgagcacctgcctgcctatgctggcgagagcaagcagctcgctggcacagcaggtgggctgggctgctaggtgggccggccaggtgggttcAGGTAAGTGCTCTGCACTGTTTTctgtttctcttttatttattttctgtactgtgttttgaaatagaataaatactatttcatttcaaaaactctggaaatattcagaggcacatttgagaatattctcaaccgcctaaaaatgcttccaagattatttgagcactttaaaatatttataagatttaaaatgcccaaattcaaatacttatgacttaGTTCAAAAATCTAGAATGGCCCCATAAATTGtagaaccatttttggcagagaaCCAAAAATGGTGGgattttatgaagggcattttgggttcactgaaattccaattgttggaattTAGCATTTTcgggggggtgttggggttgattagcccccatttcaagtttaaaagaaatttaaacatgatgcacaagttcAACCAACCCTAATGCATAACAGGAAAGCAGGGATGTGACACTAGTGAAACCTGATGGCCGCGGCCGGAGTAcgtcgccgacaaccacgcggcgtgggcggcgtacttcgaacgCCGGCAGGAGGAGCGGCTCATCTCCACGAACAACGCGCCGATGTCGAGCGGCCGCAACAACAGCGAGGGCCGCCgtctgtggtggggcgtccctggCCGCACGCTCAGCGGCGTCCTCGCGCACGTCGAGGGCGACAACGACCTGCCGCTCGAGTGAAGCAGAGCGCTGGGGCGATCGAGCAGTGGCCGTGTCAAGGAGGAGAAGCATCGGCCGTAGtttaggttttttttcgtccctttTATTCGTGTAAAAAACGGCTAAATTTCGCCGAAATTTGGCCGTGTTTGTTCAAATTTGGCCGTGTTTGTTAAAATTTGGACGAACTGTGGGAGCGTCTGGGGGCAGTGTCTTAGTCGCCATAGTTAGCCGTCTCCATATCGTGGGATCCATTTGTCAATGGGACAAATTACGCCAACGTGGCAGGATATGACGACACTGCTAGAGTGCCTTTTTTGCCCAAGATTTTAAATCAAGGCCGATATGACCGGTATAAAGGCCGATATATCACTTTTGGGGCCCTACCGATATAGACATAACATATCATTTTGTAAATATCATTTTCAAACATATCACCGGATATGGACTGAAATATCAACCGATAAGGCTGATATCTAGCCCGATATGTCCACCGATATAGCACGTTACGTGGATAACAATAGTTCTTTATTAAATAACAGTGAAATAAGATTATGCACTTACAACTTCGACATATATTATCAAAGTCATGCACAATGTTTCATACAAATGCATACATATTGTATTTTCTTAATCATAGAGTAAGAATTTTGTGAATCTTTCATTAATAGTTTCTTAATCAACAAATTAATAAACTAGGAATCTAAACATGTTATGTTCAAGCATTGACATCATACATTTAGTTTTACTaaaaatacatgttttgaacaaGAATAATGAAAAAAACTAGACATGTTTTCTGCGATATATTCACATATCGTCCGTTATATCACCCGATATCCGACACCGATATGTCGAAGCCAAACCGATACGAACCCGATATCCGATATTTTGAAGCTTGTTTTTGCCAGAATCAACATATTGGCTCATATTATGGTGATTTGGCCATTATGGCGACTCTGGTAGAGTTGCTCTTAGGCTGGCTAGCTTGTGCGAGCTAGTtctctcaaccaaaagcactgacCGCAAAGATAATTGCATCGTAAAGTATGTTGGACAATACTTATAGGGTTTGCGCCAACATGCTTCAGGTGGAAAGGACAAAGAGCATATGTTTCGGCCGTCGGCGCCCTAAGCATGGGAAGGTTGCGTGTAAGGTGGTGGAGAAGGATGCTGATGATGCAGAGGTTGTCCCTCTAGTGACACCGAAAGTCATCTAAAGGAGGAGGAGATACTCATGTTCGACTCCGAGCACCAGCGAGTGCTTGCTTCCTAATAGTTTGTTTATTTGATCATTTATGCAATACGTATTCAATTTGTACTTGTTCAGTAGTGTTGACTAGAAATTGACTTCATAGTGTCCAATCATGCGTTGTTGCTTCGGACATCTTTCATATTTTAAATTTATTATAAGAAACTTAATACAGCCTTTTGAAACAAGAAGTTTATAATTTGAGTATCTAAGTTATAGGTTAAACTAATGTTCCTTTTTATTGAGAGCTTTTGCCGTTGGTCATAAGCTTACACAATTCGTCATTCTGCCTGCATTTGATAAAGAGAACAAGTTATCATTCAGATCCCCTCTTTTGTTTGTTCTTAGTTGCTTAAAGGGAGAGTGATCCTTAATGTTGGCATATGATCATCTTACCATCATTAATTTCAATTTCGCACCAAGCGGTATATGTTCTTCGTTGAATGTATTGTACTTTTGACTAACTGTGTGGACACACCAAGTTCTCAAGAGAGATAATGGTGTGTTACTAAACCAAAGAGGTGCAGGGTGGTCGTCAGAGGCAAAGACACCGATGCTTCTCGCAAGATGGTAAAAGAATTAGCTTTACACGCATGCTCATAACAGAAGTGCCTCTACATCGACGCCTTGAGGTACATTTTTGTACTCCCGTAGCAACGGACAGGTATGTTTGCTGGTAAACTAACAAGGAAGATTTGATATGTACGCAGTGCAAGACAGGTAGTCCACATCAGTGGACATTGTATTTCTCTCATACATATAGACAATTACAAGAAATTGAATACATACACTGGTACACAAATACACAAAGGGTATATCTAGAAGTATGTACAAGCGATTTGTTTTGTATATATGATGTTATCGTGTTTATTATTTTTTGTTTACTTTCGACATGTTGGACTAATTGACTAATTGTTAATCCATGCATCATCATCTAATCCTGCTCATCACTGGGAAGAAAGGCTAGTTAATCACGTAGTCAGCGGAGGCACGAGGGCACGATGTCACTGAAATCTGCGCCTGGATCCCCACTATCTGTATAGAAATGAAATGTCTCGGCTGCAATGGCGGATCTGGTCGCTTGCGTGCACGAGATCGACGGAAAATTTGGCTTCATTCACACGGATTTCCCGGTCACTGTCAGCTCACCACTGTCCAAGAGCAGAAGCGCAGGCATACATGCAGGTCGTCGCTGACATTTTCAGATTTCCTTCTCCGCCACCGCACCGAGCCGTACGTGCGTGCAAGCTGCAGGTCTAGCCACCGATGGATTTCGTGTGGGCggttgtggcggcggcggcggcggtgttggCGTGGTGGGCGCTGAGTGCGCTGGTGTGGAGGCCGCGCGCCATCGCCCGGCAGCTCCGCGCCCAGGGCGTGGGCGGGCCGGGCTACAGGTTCCTGGCCGGGAACCTCGGCGAGATCAAGCGTCtccgcgccgccatcgccggcgccgcgcTGGACGTCGGTTCCCACGACCTGGTGCCCATGGTGCAGCCGCATATGCGCAAATGGATCCCACTCCACGGTACCAAACTCATCGGCCTGCGTCTGTGATTCCTTCCATGATTCCATGCCATTCATCTATCCGCGGCCGTTTGTACGTGCTCTCTGCGCTGCAGGACGCACGTTCTTGTACTGGTTCGGAGCACGGCCGACCCTGTGCGTGGCCGACGTGAGCATGGTGAGCCAGGTGCTCCTGGAGCGCACCGGGCTGTACCCCAAGAACACCGGGAACCCGCACATCGCCCGCCTGCTCGGCAGGGGGCTCGTGTTCGCCGACGGCGACGAGTGGAAGCGCCACCGCAAGGTCGTCCACCCCGCCTTCAACATGGACAAGCTCAAGGTACGACACGATCGACGTGTGTTATCATTCTAGCTCCAGCGCCAACTTAACAGCTGCCATTGGTACGAGCGACAGGTGATGACGGCGACCATGTCGGACTGTGCCGGGTCAATCATGTCGGAGTGGAAAGCGAaggtgggcgagggaggcggcgcggcggagatCGAGCTGAGCGGCCAGTTCGAGGAGCTAACCGCGGATGTCATTTCCCACACGGCCTTCGGAGCTAGCTACAGAGAGGGGAAGCGAGTCTTCCTGGCGCAGAGGGAGCTCCTGTTCCTTGCCTTCTCCACCGTTTTCAATGTCCAAATCCGGGCATTTAGGTGCTTAACTACTACTTGCTTCTTTTCCCATTTTGTCGCTTGGTTCAAACCAATACAAGATTATAACCTGTATATTTGACAACATGCATGTGTTTATGGGATTCGATGATCATCAGGTACCTGCCAACCCAAAAGAACCTCAAGATATGGAAGCTCGACAAGGAGGTGAGGGGCATGCTCACCAACATCATCAAGAGTCGGCTCGCAGACAAGGACACCATGGGCTATGGGAACGACCTGCTCGGGCTGATGTTGGAGGCGTGCACTCCGGAGGAGCACGGTCATGAGCCGCTTCTAAGCATGGACGAGATCATAGACGAGTGTAAGACCTTCTTCTTCGCTGGACACGACACTAGCTCACACATGCTTTCATGGACCATGTTGTTGTTGAGCACACATCCAGAATGGGAGCAGAAGCTCAGGGAGGAGGTGGTGAGAGAGTGCGGCAATGAGGTTCCCACCGGTGACGTGCTCAACAAACTGAAGCTAGTCAACATGTTCCTTCTAGAAACTCTTAGGTTATACTCTCCTTTGTCGACCATTCAGAGAAAGGCAGGTTTGGATCTTGAGGTCGGTGGCATCACAGTGCCCAAAGGCACGGTCCTGACCATCCCCATTGCGTCGATACACCGTGACAAGGAGGTATGGGGAGAGGATGCCCATGAGTTCAATCCTCTCAGGTTTGAAAACGGAGTGACACGGGCAGCAAATCATCCTAATGCATTCTTGTCTTTCTCCGATGGGCCAAGGTCGTGCATTGGGCAGAACTTTGCGATGATCGAGGCCAAGATTGTGATCGTCATGATTCTTCAGAGGTTCTCCTTCTTCCTATCCCCTAAGTATGTCCATGCCCCCATGGACGTGATCACACTACGATCAAAGTTTGGTCTTCCCATGGTTCTCAAGAGCCTAGAGATGTAGAGGCCGTGTATTGTGTTGAGTATAACACAAGTTTCTGTATTTGTTTGTCTAGGGTATAGTTTATGTTGTATATTAGATATATTTGTGTAACCGTTGTCAGATCTTGTTTGGGCTCAAAATCCCCCAACAAATTCAACTATATCGATGTTGCTAGCTGACTAGTTGCAAATAATTTCATGCAAGCAAGGCAAATTTACCGTCCCTCCAACCCACACGGCAACTTGGGCTTGCTGGCGATGCAACACTTTATGTTCAATGATTTTTTATAGTCAACTTAATATGTGCTTTGTCCGAACTTTGAGAAACCCTAAGTCCATGAAGTCAACCTCTAAAATCTTCAACCAATCCCCTGGGCAAGAAACATTGCATGATATAAAAGAGGTTTACCCCAAGGCACGGAATTTGATCTTCTGGACCGCACTCCACACACCCCTCATGTGAGCAAAGAAGCATGAGACGTGAAGTGATTCTTCCTATGCACATGTTCGATCGCCATCCACTTAATTCATTACTTCGCCACACCTTTTGTTTCTTCAAAAACAAATCCCGCAaaccctcttttcttttatttcgaACTCCTCTTTCTCCAAACTAATCCCCACGATATGTCATCCGGAGTATCTTTGGTTCCGCTAGGGCCTCCACTGATCTTGCTACTTACACTCAATTTTTTTTCGGCATCCCCATTGAACCCTAAAACCTTAAACCAATCAATACCCAGACACCAAATCATCGCCAAGGCCAGGTGAGTGGACAAGCCATCCCCCTAGTCCGCTCCAACATGCAAGATTGGCTGGGAGGAGGATCAGGAGAAGTAATGGATCAAAGTCACTATGATACGCCACTTGGCGTCCGTTTTTTGTATGAAGTTTGTGATCGATGGCCGCAACCCATGAAACAAAAGTGATGGATGGCTTTTAACATGTGTCGTGCAGAAATCGAATAGAAATAATCGTATGTGTAGTAGTGGATATGGTGGACTCAAGTCAGAGAAAGTCCCCCGCGGAGGAGAGGAAACCCTAAGTTGCGAGACCTAGTGAAAGAAAAAGCGTTCATGCTGAGTTGCTTttgatttttttcttcttctaattttTAAATATAACCCTTTCATCCTCTTGATTTGCCGGGAGATACATGGAttgatgagaaaaatatatattTGAAACAGAGTCCATTAATTACGTAGAAGAGAATTGTCCGGTCTAACGGAAAACTGGATGAAAACCGAAAATCCGATTCGTGTGACGAAGCACACCGGGGTGAGGGGACCCACCGGTCAGGCTAATCACCTCGGGCCCACCCATTAGAGAGAGGAGACCAAAATGACCCGCAGCTTTACACAAACCCCCCTTGTTTCCTCCGCCATTCCAGCTTTCCACCCCGACGAGCGGCTCGCTCCGAGTTCGTCCTCCTGCTCGCTCCCTCCGCCTCCCCCACCACTCCGCCCCCGCCCGCTCGCTCGCTCGCCGGGGCGAGATCTCCTTCCCCATCACCCCCGCCGCCTCGTCGCGGCGCGTCGCGACCGCCACCCCGTGGACCCCTAGGCTCCTCCGGCCGCAGATGCGTCCCCTCCTCGCCCTCGCCGTGTGCGCCCTCCTCGCGGCGGGCGCGGCCGCCGCGGGGGAGGATGCTGCGAACAGGACCAACAAGTTCCGCCAGCGCGAGGCCAGCGATGACATGCTCGGCTACCCCCACCTGTGAGTCGCGCTCTTCCCC encodes the following:
- the LOC123108258 gene encoding cytochrome P450 709B2-like, translating into MDFVWAVVAAAAAVLAWWALSALVWRPRAIARQLRAQGVGGPGYRFLAGNLGEIKRLRAAIAGAALDVGSHDLVPMVQPHMRKWIPLHGRTFLYWFGARPTLCVADVSMVSQVLLERTGLYPKNTGNPHIARLLGRGLVFADGDEWKRHRKVVHPAFNMDKLKVMTATMSDCAGSIMSEWKAKVGEGGGAAEIELSGQFEELTADVISHTAFGASYREGKRVFLAQRELLFLAFSTVFNVQIRAFRYLPTQKNLKIWKLDKEVRGMLTNIIKSRLADKDTMGYGNDLLGLMLEACTPEEHGHEPLLSMDEIIDECKTFFFAGHDTSSHMLSWTMLLLSTHPEWEQKLREEVVRECGNEVPTGDVLNKLKLVNMFLLETLRLYSPLSTIQRKAGLDLEVGGITVPKGTVLTIPIASIHRDKEVWGEDAHEFNPLRFENGVTRAANHPNAFLSFSDGPRSCIGQNFAMIEAKIVIVMILQRFSFFLSPKYVHAPMDVITLRSKFGLPMVLKSLEM